GCCCCCGCATATCGAGGCCATCGAAGTCGAGCCGTTCGAGCTCATAATGTCAGAGACGATCCGGATCGTGTAAGGAAATTCGTCTTCTGCCGGGATAACTGGGAGCAGCGAACGCTCAGCCAAGGCCCCGTGCCCGATCTCGCGACGACCTGGGCCAATAAAGCGGCCTGTTTCACCCGTTGAATACGGAGGGAAGTTGTAGTGGAGGATGAAAGATTTTTCCTTCGATCCGCCAGTCAGGCCGTCGAGCTCTTGGGCATCTTTAGCGGTGCCCAGGGTCGCAACGACCAGCGACTGTGTCTCACCACGCTTGAAGATTGCAGAGCCATGGACGCGTTTGAGCACATCTGTTTGGCAAGAGATCTCCCGTAGATCAGCAGGTGCACGTCCATCTACACGCTTTTGCTCTGCGAGAATCAAATCACGATAGAGCTCTTCTTGCAGGACTTCGAAAGCCATGCCGACTTGGTTTGGATTGAACGCGTCTTCACCGACTTCAGATTTAACGCTGTCAGCAGCGGCACTTTGTATCGCTGAAACGAGCTGTTTGCGCTCGGGGTAGTTATCCACGGTAACTGCTTCCTTGAGCTTGTCTCCAGCTACCTTTTTGCAGATTTCGTAAACCTGCTCATCGACCTTTACGAGCGGGAACTCGGCCTTAGCTTTCCCAAATTGTTCACGGAGTTCTTTTTGTGCTTTGATGAGTGGTTGAATGGCTTCGTGAGCAAACTCAAGGGCGTCACAGAACTTATCCTCAGGGATTTGGTCAGCAGATCCCTCAATCATCATCATCTCCTTTTCGTTGCCGACGTAGATCAGATCGAGCTCGGAATCGAACATTTGCTCGTGGTTGGGATTGACCACAAATTCATCATCGATGAGTCCGACGCGGACGCAGCCAACGGGACCGTTCCAAGGGATGTCAGAGATCATCATGGCCGCAGATGCACCATTTACCATGAGGACATCCGATTCATTCACCTTGTCGGTGGAGAGAAGGAGGCCGATGACCTGCACTTCGTTAAGGAAACCCTTTGGGAAAAGCGGTCGCAGTGGACGGTCGCACAGGCGGCTGGTGAGAATTTCCTTCTCAGAAGGGCGGCCTTCGCGCTTGATGAAGCCACCCGGAAAGCGACCGGCGGCATAGAATTTTTCGCGGTAGTCGACCGTCAAAGGGAAGAAGTCCTGTCCCTCGCGAACAGACGATGCCGCAGTCGCCGAGACAAAGACGGATGTTTCTCCTTTAGTTATAGTGACCGCACCAGAAGCGAGATTTGCAAGGGTGCCTGTCGAGATCTCAATGCCGAGTTCCTCAATGAGGATATTATGCTCTTGTTTCATATATAAAGAACACACCGTCCGAATCTGAACAAGCGGGCGATTCAGAACGTCTTAATCACAAAAGTGGGCTTATCAGAAAAGAAAGCACACATTTAAGATTAAGAGATCCTGCATAAATCAGGGTCGGGGACCCTTGCCGTATCTTTGATCGTATCGAGTGTGAGTGTGTATGTTGGGTTGTTTAATTGCTCATTCAGTATGAATGTACTTTGGGAAAGCTGGACTAGGGTGTGCAGAGGTCAAGCTCAGTCATCTAAAGGCGACTAATCAGGGTGTGGCAAGTGGAGGGGGGCATACTGATGTTTAGTAGGTTGATCGCGAGAGCGATTGCCTTCGTGCGGATCAAAGCTCAAGCGAAGCA
The nucleotide sequence above comes from Opitutales bacterium. Encoded proteins:
- a CDS encoding polyribonucleotide nucleotidyltransferase, with product MKQEHNILIEELGIEISTGTLANLASGAVTITKGETSVFVSATAASSVREGQDFFPLTVDYREKFYAAGRFPGGFIKREGRPSEKEILTSRLCDRPLRPLFPKGFLNEVQVIGLLLSTDKVNESDVLMVNGASAAMMISDIPWNGPVGCVRVGLIDDEFVVNPNHEQMFDSELDLIYVGNEKEMMMIEGSADQIPEDKFCDALEFAHEAIQPLIKAQKELREQFGKAKAEFPLVKVDEQVYEICKKVAGDKLKEAVTVDNYPERKQLVSAIQSAAADSVKSEVGEDAFNPNQVGMAFEVLQEELYRDLILAEQKRVDGRAPADLREISCQTDVLKRVHGSAIFKRGETQSLVVATLGTAKDAQELDGLTGGSKEKSFILHYNFPPYSTGETGRFIGPGRREIGHGALAERSLLPVIPAEDEFPYTIRIVSDIMSSNGSTSMASICGGTLSLMDAGVPIIAPVAGISAGMISKSDGESITDYTILTDILGAEDHFGDMDFKVAGTREGVTGFQLDLKIQGLPFSIARGAVKQATEARHKILDVMEAEIGTPRTELNPNAPRITTIQIDPEKIGALIGPGGKNIRRIVEISGAEININEDNSGRVDVYATTGDAMQRALDEINLSTGEIEVGKTYRGVVRSVKDFGAFVECLPGKEGLVHISELADFRVRKTEDVCRLGDEIVVKCIGIDDKGRVKLSRKAAMAEAEAAEEGKSV